In Leishmania major strain Friedlin complete genome, chromosome 34, the following proteins share a genomic window:
- the S25 gene encoding ribosomal protein S25 — MPPKAGQTKKAKMEAANKGAKKTTKKWSKGQSREALQNAVMFDKETYDKLRSEVPKYKLITPSIISDRLKIAVSIAAAGLKQLCREKLIRLVSCSSKTRVYTRIVQAAPTEAAAAAAPAAE, encoded by the coding sequence ATGCCGCCGAAGGCTGGTCAGACGAAGAAGGCCAAGATGGAGGCCGCCAACAAGGGCGCGAAGAAGACCACAAAGAAGTGGAGCAAGGGCCAGTCCCGCGAGGCTCTGCAGAACGCCGTGATGTTCGACAAGGAGACGTACGACAAGCTCCGCAGCGAGGTGCCCAAGTACAAGCTCATCACCCCGTCGATCATCTCCGACCGCCTCAAGATCGCCgtctccatcgccgccgctggcctCAAGCAGTTGTGCCGCGAAAAGCTCATCCGCCTGGTGTCGTGCTCCAGCAAGACCCGCGTGTACACGCGCATCGTGCAGGCCGCCCCGACtgaggcggctgctgctgctgctccggcTGCCGAGTAG
- a CDS encoding putative DNA-directed RNA polymerase III largest subunit: MSQTATTAAQFVQPLLDKPVEVTSIKYSLLSEDTIHRLSVLPCHRVIGTEKNFGVNDGRLGPSDRLSVCNTCGQRSIECTGHAGHIDLEVPVFHLGYFSAVIRVCRTICKRCSNVLLTREEMEYYLHRLRSTTHEPQQRAAIIKGIQEDAYKTRVCLMCGGLNGTVRRVRPMRIVHEKYLVDLRRGEQANEDPTAFFQEELRSAVMHNSEVGAHKEFVHEFLHPQRVKKLFEAIPQEQVPLLGLQPGTSPCSLLISTLLVPPVCVRPRGMSTTSHIREDDLTTQYNEILICSDMMSDGTNDAARSVETWELLQTRVARLLDAALPGFPSHLRTVECKSYAQRMKGKQGRFRGNLSGKRVDFSGRSVISPDPNLRIDELAVPLRVARVLTYPQRVFAGNIQLMRRLVRNGPHVHPGALTVYLSKECSRKSLRNARDREAIAARLSIGDVVERHVMNGDYILFNRQPSLHRISLMAHRARVLPFRTFRFNECCCAPYNADFDGDEMNIHVVQTEEARAEAKELMLTSHNIITAKNGEPIIACTQDFLTAAYLVTSRDALFDRASFTQMVSHWLGNETQYALPIPAILKPAELWTGKQLFELILRPTPETQLLLNLEAKARFYSGAGRHDDPAEGYVAFLDSVFLSGRLDKKLLGGGAKDGLFARLYALGGGEQTATCMSRIAQFTARYLQNYGFSLGLGDVSPTPSLNEKKAAVLAVSFDKCDRLISLAKTGRLIPKPGMSVKQSLEAMLNAELSQVRDACGSAAVQALDAKSNAPLIMVNSGSKGSALNTAQMMACVGQQTVSGKRIMNAFQDRALPHFPRFAEDPASRGFVASSFYSGLSPTEFFFHGMAGREGIVDTAVKTAETGYIYRRLSKAMENLSVGYDASVRSVQGNIVQLRYGEDGMDPWLMEGAHGTPLNLDQEWLSNRAAYARFRKHIDSVISEGWGSGGLAASADPLLQTYRRLYDEWHAVSMLPGELDTFVHHLLHADEATLASCARLMEVEAAIRGATPSSAAASQQLLQQLAQQHGSDRLRSDIQAFFRKKRDELVQLRQKLKLPLDAHAPAAASAKAVRGGEKRKPGPHGDVPPSVTADASTSAAAVQAFAESLQAELLPLTKGMLLHFLEASARKVHRKLCEPGTPCGAIAAQSVGEPSTQMTLRTFHFAGVASMSITQGVPRLVEIINANKSIATPVITAPIVLEDEFTSIDLASASRTQYQAARAVKGLMERVLLKEITREMVEVVTPRAYYIHIFLNMELIERLLLPIDAAVVCQRLYAAAARPMSPLRHLSEACADVVSRDSLVIKSYEKDPARVHFNVQHLLTLLPDLVVGGVPGVNRVMIADRSEKLLAEGAELLSVMSLPYVDGVRTTCNHVAVIERALGIEAARETIVKEITSILQAYSLNIDIRHIYLLADVMTSRGVVLGITRYGIQKMNNNVLTMASFERTTEHLYNAAMTEREDVNLSVSESIIIGKPIPLGTSSFNILLNKGSVAPPGSNTGRMPSPQRSAHAAAAALKSSGKAAAVGKHSKKVEPTPKEVFLRSSFMAYAAAHGAATHRGLRGCFSSRSLSAEGVFRLDLFAS, encoded by the coding sequence ATGTCTCAGACGGCCACCACGGCTGCGCAGTttgtgcagccgctgcttgATAAGCCGGTGGAGGTGACCTCGATCAAGTACAGTCTCCTCTCTGAAGACACGATCCACCGCCTCTCGGTCCTGCCCTGCCACCGCGTGATTGGGACCGAAAAGAACTTCGGCGTCAACGATGGCCGCCTTGGCCCGAGTGACCGCTTGTCGGTGTGCAACACCTGTGGTCAGCGCAGCATCGAGTGCACTGGCCACGCCGGCCACATCGACCTCGAGGTGCCCGTCTTCCACCTCGGCTACTTCTCTGCAGTCATTCGAGTGTGCCGCACAATCTGCAAGCGCTGCTCCAACGTACTCCTCACACGAGAGGAGATGGAGTACTACCTGCACCGGTTGAGGTCCACGACACatgagccgcagcagcgcgccgccatcatcaAGGGTATCCAGGAGGACGCCTACAagacgcgcgtgtgcctcaTGTGCGGTGGGCTGAACGGCACGGTGCGGCGGGTGCGGCCAATGCGTATCGTCCACGAAAAGTACCTCGTCGATTTGCGCCGCGGTGAGCAGGCGAACGAGGACCCGACGGCGTTTTTccaggaggagctgcggtcCGCTGTGATGCACAACTCGGAGGTGGGCGCGCACAAGGAGTTCGTACACGAGTTCCTGCATCCGCAGCGTGTGAAGAAGCTTTTCGAAGCGATTCCGCAGGAGCAGGTGCCGTTGCTAGGCCTGCAACCTGGCACCAGTCCATGCAGCCTCCTCATCAGCACCTTGCTCGTCCCacccgtgtgcgtgcggccgCGCGGCATGTCGACGACGAGCCACATCCGCGAGGATGACTTGACGACGCAGTACAACGAGATTCTTATCTGCTCTGACATGATGAGCGACGGCACAAACgacgccgcgcgcagcgtAGAGACgtgggagctgctgcagacgcgtgtggcgcggctgctggatgcggcgctgccaggGTTTCCTTCGCACTTGCGCACCGTCGAGTGCAAGTCCTACGCGCAGCGCATGAAAGGCAAGCAGGGCCGTTTCCGGGGCAACCTCAGCGGCAAACGCGTCGACTTCTCTGGACGGTCTGTCATTTCACCCGACCCAAACCTTCGCATCGACGAGctcgccgtgccgctgcgcgtcgcgcgtgtgctgaCGTACCCGCAGCGCGTCTTTGCTGGCAACATCCAGCTCATGCGTCGACTCGTGCGTAACGGCCCGCACGTGCACCCGGGCGCCCTCACCGTTTACCTTTCGAAGGAGTGCTCGCGCAAGTCGCTGCGCAACGCCCGCGACCGTGAGGCCATCGCGGCGCGCCTCAGCATAGGCGACGTCGTGGAGCGGCACGTGATGAACGGTGACTACATCCTCTTCAACCGCCAGCCGTCGCTCCACCGCATATCGCTCATGGCgcaccgcgcacgcgtgctgcCCTTCCGTACATTTCGGTTCAAtgagtgctgctgcgcaccgtaCAACGCCGACTTCGACGGAGACGAGATGAACATCCACGTTGTGCAGACGGAGGAAGCCCGCgcagaggcgaaggagctgATGCTGACGTCGCACAACATCATCACTGCCAAGAACGGTGAGCCCATCATCGCATGCACGCAGGACTTTCTGACCGCCGCCTACCTGGTGACCTCCCGCGACGCCCTTTTCGACCGTGCCTCCTTCACGCAGATGGTGTCCCACTGGCTTGGCAACGAGACACAGTACGCGCTACCAATTCCAGCCATCCTGAAGCCAGCGGAGCTGTGGACCGGCAAGCAGCTCTTCGAGCTCATCCTTCGGCCAACACCAgagacgcagctgctgctcaacTTGGAGGCGAAGGCTCGCTTCTACTCTGGTGCTGGCCGGCACGACGACCCGGCGGAAGGGTATGTGGCGTTCCTCGACTCCGTCTTTCTCTCCGGCCGCCTCGACAAGAAGCTGCTGGGTGGCGGCGCCAAGGACGGACTCTTTGCCCGCCTCTACGCCCTGGGCGGAGGGGAGCAGACGGCGACGTGCATGTCGCGCATCGCGCAGTTCACCGCCCGCTACCTTCAGAACTATGGCTTCTCCCTTGGTCTCGGTGATGTGTCGCCAACGCCGTCGCTCAACGAGAAGAAGGCGGCCGTGCTGGCCGTGTCCTTCGATAAGTGCGATCGTCTCATCTCTCTCGCCAAGACGGGCCGGCTCATCCCCAAGCCTGGGATGAGCGTGAAGCAGAGCCTGGAGGCGATGCTGAACGCGGAGCTGTCGCAGGTGCGTGACGCGTGTGGTTCGGCCGCCGTGCAAGCGTTGGATGCCAAGTCGAACGCACCCCTTATCATGGTGAACTCGGGGAGCAAAGGCAGCGCCCTCAACACTGCACAGATGATGGCGTGCGTGGGGCAGCAGACGGTCAGCGGCAAACGCATCATGAACGCCTTCCAGGACCGCGCCCTGCCGCACTTCCCGCGCTTCGCCGAAGACCCCGCGTCGCGCGGCTTCGTGGCCAGCTCCTTCTACTCTGGCCTGTCGCCGACGGAGTTCTTTTTCCATGGCATGGCCGGCCGCGAGGGTATTGTCGATACAGCCGTCAAAACCGCAGAGACGGGCTACATCTACCGCCGCCTCAGCAAGGCCATGGAGAACCTGAGCGTTGGCTACGACGCCTCGGTGCGTAGCGTGCAGGGAAACATTGTGCAGCTGCGGTACGGCGAGGATGGCATGGACCCGTGGCTGATGGAGGGGGCGCACGGCACGCCACTTAACCTCGATCAGGAGTGGCTCAGCAACCGTGCCGCCTACGCCCGCTTTCGAAAGCACATCGACAGTGTCATCAGTGAGGGATGGGGCAGTGGTGGGCTGGCCGCATCAGCGGATCCGCTCCTCCAAACGTACCGCAGGCTCTACGATGAATGGCACGCCGTGTCCATGCTCCCTGGTGAGCTGGACACCTTCGTGCATCATCTGCTGCACGCGGATGAGGCGACGCTCGCCTCCTGCGCACGCCTGATGGaagtggaggcggcgatACGCGGTGCGACACCGTCGTCTGCGGCCGCCAGTCAGCAGTTGTTacagcagctcgcgcagcagcacggcagcgaccgcctgcgcagcgacaTTCAGGCGTTCTTCCGCAAGAAGCGCGacgagctggtgcagctgcggcagaaGCTGAAGCTGCCCTTGGACGCCCAtgcgcctgcagcggcgagcgccAAGGCAGTTCGCGGCGGAGAAAAACGGAAGCCAGGTCCACACGGTGACGTGCCGCCATCCGTCACAGCCGATGCGTCAaccagcgcagctgcagtgcagGCGTTTGCAGAGTCGCTGCAGGCCGAGCTGCTGCCACTTACCAAAGGCATGCTGCTTCACTTCCTCGAGGCGTCAGCGCGCAAGGTGCACCGCAAGCTGTGCGAGCCCGGCACGCCgtgcggcgccatcgccgctcAGTCTGTGGGCGAGCCGAGCACACAGATGACGCTCCGCACGTTCCACTTTGCAGGTGTGGCCAGCATGAGCATTACGCAGGGTGTGCCACGCCTCGTGGAGATCATCAACGCCAACAAGAGCATCGCCACTCCGGTTATCACGGCTCCCATTGTGTTAGAGGACGAATTCACGTCGATAGACCTCGCGTCGGCGAGCCGTACGCAGTACCAAGCCGCGCGCGCGGTGAAGGGCCTGATGGAACGggtgctgctgaaggagATCACACGCGAAATGGTGGAGGTCGTGACGCCGCGGGCGTATTACATTCACATCTTCCTCAACATGGAGCTCATCgagcgcctcctgctgccAATcgatgcggcggtggtgtgccaGCGACTCtacgcggcggccgcgcggcccatgtcgccgctgcgccatctCTCCGAGGCGTGTGCCGACGTGGTGAGCCGTGACTCCCTCGTCATCAAGTCCTACGAGAAGGACCCGGCGCGGGTGCACTTTAACGTTCAGCACCTGCTCACCCTCCTGCCCGATCTCGTGGTCGGTGGCGTCCCAGGCGTCAACCGAGTCATGATTGCCGACCGCTCGGAGAAGCTGCTGGCGGAGGGAGCGGAGCTGTTGTCGGTGATGTCGCTGCCGTACGTTGATGGTGTGCGTACCACGTGCAACCACGTCGCCGTCATAGAGCGCGCGCTCGGCATCGAGGCCGCCCGCGAGACCATCGTGAAGGAAATTACAAGCATCTTGCAAGCCTATTCGCTCAACATCGACATCCGGCACATCTACCTCCTGGCCGACGTGATGACGAGTCGCGGCGTGGTCCTTGGCATCACTCGATACGGCATCCAAAAGATGAACAACAACGTCCTCACCATGGCGTCCTTCGAGCGCACCACGGAGCACTTGTACAATGCGGCGAtgacggagagggaggacgTCAACCTCAGCGTCTCCGAAAGCATTATCATTGGCAAGCCGATCCCCctcggcaccagcagctTCAACATCCTGCTCAACAAGGGCAGCGTTGCGCCACCCGGCTCCAACACGGGTCGAATGCCGTCGCCCCAGCGCAGCGcccacgcagcagccgcggccttGAAGTCGTCTGGCAAGGCTGCGGCGGTCGGCAAGCACAGCAAGAAGGTGGAGCCGACGCCGAAGGAGGTGTTCCTGCGCAGCTCTTTCATGGCAtacgccgccgcgcacgggGCGGCGACGCATCGAGGCCTGCGTGGCTGCTTTTCAAGTCGGTCGCTCTCCGCCGAGGGGGTCTTCCGGTTGGACCTCTTCGCGTCGTGA